From the genome of Haloterrigena sp. KLK7, one region includes:
- the cofH gene encoding 7,8-didemethyl-8-hydroxy-5-deazariboflavin synthase subunit CofH, which translates to MERPVTEADLAFEHTPETDQSFENALEKARDGDRLTVDDAVELLTTGTDGEGIDQRRKEQVLEAADRRRAEVVGEEVTFVANLNNNVTTACNVGCLFCNFKDAAHTFESDAEVETAGFTKTPAESREIVADAVDRGIYEVTSVSGLHPAFALDAEHREILEAHPEPKEINYKSPERYDTSPGTYTDQIAAMSVDGVHVHSMTPEEAYHARRGTDWSYEEVFRRLKDAGLDTVPGTAAEILVEEVRDVICPGKIGTEEWLEAMEAAANVGLGMTATIMYGHVENEAHRALHLKRIRDLQDRTGNITEFVPLSFIHQNTPLFEHDVVSSGASIDEDELMIAVGRLFLDNVDHVQSSWVKYGDEQGLKMLSCGADDYMGTILSEEITTRAGGEHGEFRSFEDYVEMISSIGRVPVERSTDYEKRRVIDPENPPFGPQLGPKADGTPLLTREERESQTAIADD; encoded by the coding sequence ATGGAGCGACCGGTGACCGAGGCAGACCTCGCGTTCGAACACACCCCCGAGACCGACCAGTCCTTCGAGAACGCACTCGAGAAGGCGCGCGACGGCGACCGACTCACGGTCGACGACGCCGTCGAGTTGCTGACGACGGGAACCGACGGCGAGGGCATCGACCAGCGGCGCAAGGAGCAGGTCCTCGAGGCCGCCGACCGCCGGCGCGCCGAGGTCGTCGGCGAGGAGGTCACCTTCGTCGCCAACCTGAACAACAACGTCACGACCGCGTGTAACGTGGGGTGTCTGTTCTGTAACTTCAAGGACGCCGCCCACACCTTCGAGAGCGACGCCGAGGTCGAGACCGCCGGCTTCACGAAGACGCCCGCGGAATCCCGCGAGATCGTCGCCGACGCCGTCGATCGGGGCATCTACGAGGTCACCTCGGTCTCCGGTCTCCACCCCGCCTTCGCGCTCGACGCGGAACACCGCGAGATCCTCGAGGCCCACCCCGAGCCGAAGGAGATCAACTACAAGTCGCCCGAACGCTACGACACGAGCCCCGGCACCTACACGGATCAGATCGCGGCGATGAGCGTCGACGGGGTGCACGTCCACTCGATGACCCCCGAGGAGGCCTATCACGCCCGCCGCGGGACCGACTGGTCCTACGAGGAGGTGTTCCGACGGCTGAAGGACGCCGGCCTCGACACCGTCCCCGGAACCGCTGCCGAGATCCTCGTCGAGGAGGTCCGCGACGTGATCTGCCCCGGCAAGATCGGCACCGAGGAGTGGCTCGAGGCGATGGAGGCCGCCGCAAACGTCGGCCTCGGCATGACGGCGACGATCATGTACGGCCACGTCGAGAACGAGGCCCACCGCGCGCTACACCTGAAACGGATCCGCGATCTGCAAGACCGGACCGGGAACATCACCGAGTTCGTTCCGCTGTCCTTTATTCACCAGAACACGCCGCTGTTCGAGCACGACGTCGTCTCGAGCGGCGCGAGCATCGACGAGGACGAACTCATGATCGCCGTCGGTCGACTCTTCCTCGACAACGTCGATCACGTCCAGTCCTCGTGGGTCAAGTACGGCGACGAACAGGGACTGAAGATGCTCTCCTGTGGCGCCGACGACTACATGGGGACGATCCTCTCCGAGGAGATCACGACCCGCGCCGGCGGCGAGCACGGCGAGTTCCGCTCGTTCGAGGACTACGTCGAGATGATCTCCTCGATCGGCCGCGTGCCGGTCGAGCGCTCGACCGACTACGAGAAGCGCCGCGTTATCGATCCCGAGAACCCGCCCTTCGGCCCGCAGTTAGGACCGAAGGCCGACGGCACGCCGCTGCTGACTCGGGAGGAGCGGGAGTCGCAGACCGCGATCGCGGACGACTGA